Within Metabacillus sp. KUDC1714, the genomic segment CTGTATTTGCAATAGTTTCATGTTTCCCTATCTATATGGCGTTTATAAACTCATTTAAATCACAGGGAGAAATATTCAGTTCTGTATTAGCCTTACCTAAATCATTCTCACTAGATAACTATATCGGTGTTTTTACAGAATTAAACCTTCTAGGAAGTAGCTTTAATACATTAATTGTTACATTTATTGGTCTTGCTGGTATTGTGTTCTGCGGGTCACTTGCTGGATACAAGCTTGCTAGAACGTCAGGTAAACTTAGCACTCTGATTTTTACACTTTTCATTGCATCCATGCTTGTTCCTTTTCACTCCATTATGATTACATTGAGCCAAATGGCAAAGGGTCTAGGATTACAAGGTTCACTTTACGGACTTGGTCTAATTTATATTGGCTTGGGAGTTAATATGGCAGTCTTCCTTTATCATGGGTTTGTGAAATCGATTCCTAAGGAGCTGGAAGAAGCAGCGAAAATTGATGGATGTAACGACTTTCAAATATTCACTAGAATTATTTTTCCTTTACTTAAACCAATTACAGCAACCATTTTAGTATTAAATGTACTCTGGCTTTGGAATGACTTCTTATTGCCATTGATTATGCTAACAGATGTTAATAACTATACGTTAATGCTTTCAATAAATATGTTATTCGGACAGTATGTTGCAGACTGGCCAAAAATCTTGGCAGCACTTGTATTAACTGCTTTGCCAGTCATCGTTTTCTATGCATTTTTCCAGAAGTATATTCTTGAAGGAATTGCCGATGGTGCGATTAAGTAAAGTAGAGAAAGGATAGAGGAAGATGAAACAATTGTTATACGGTGTGGCATATTATGATGAATATATGCCTTACGATCGACTAGAAACAGATATTCAAATGATGAAGGATGCAGGTATTAATGTTGTTCGTATTGCAGAATCAACATGGAGTACACATGAACCTCAAAATGGTGTATTCGATTTTACTTCTGTGAATAGAGTGCTAGATGCGATGCA encodes:
- a CDS encoding carbohydrate ABC transporter permease; this translates as MRENRAASISINLILTVFAIVSCFPIYMAFINSFKSQGEIFSSVLALPKSFSLDNYIGVFTELNLLGSSFNTLIVTFIGLAGIVFCGSLAGYKLARTSGKLSTLIFTLFIASMLVPFHSIMITLSQMAKGLGLQGSLYGLGLIYIGLGVNMAVFLYHGFVKSIPKELEEAAKIDGCNDFQIFTRIIFPLLKPITATILVLNVLWLWNDFLLPLIMLTDVNNYTLMLSINMLFGQYVADWPKILAALVLTALPVIVFYAFFQKYILEGIADGAIK